In Cryptomeria japonica chromosome 10, Sugi_1.0, whole genome shotgun sequence, a genomic segment contains:
- the LOC131036594 gene encoding uncharacterized protein LOC131036594 yields the protein MVSTLPAEMTPTTVTMEQELALMVEEEAAGRTYEATIAEDQNNERGPPRHPTEAHINMNGAAPGTILVQSSGDEIWKYVTCALTLFGLSIPFFGLYFNQWHSLTNLLVVMICLVAFSSILGVLFYIIYRKISNEEQSEGNPNPNNHQTTTVADCSVQRCLFFLFLFLAVTIYVLIAVNAITKFIAAHNAA from the exons GTTTCTACTTTACCTGCTGAAATGACACCTACAACTGTAACCATGGAACAAGAACTGGCTCTCATGGTGGAAGAGG AGGCTGCGGGAAGAACATATGAAGCGACTATAGCAGAGGATCAAAATAATGAACGAGGACCACCTCGGCATCCGACCGAGGCGCACATCAATATGAACGGAGCAGCTCCTGGAACGATACTTGTGCAATCGAGTGGAGACGAAATATGGAAATATGTCACTTGCGCATTAACACTCTTTGGGTTATCTATCCCATTTTTCGGGCTCTACTTCAATCAGTGGCATAGCCTCACCAACTTGTTGGTTGTAATGATATGCTTGGTtgctttttcctcaattttaggaGTGCTCTTTTATATAATTTATCGCAAAATCAGCAACGAAGAACAATCAGAGGGAAACCCAAACCCAAATAACCATCAAACTACCACTGTTGCCGACTGCTCAGTTCAGCGCTgtcttttcttcttatttctgTTTCTGGCAGTCACGATTTATGTTCTCATTGCCGTCAATGCCATAACCAAATTTATCGCTGCTCACAATGCCGCATAA